The DNA sequence TCCAAGGCCACGGTGCTGGGGCCGAACCTGATCGAAGCATACTACCACCTGGGGCAGGTCTATTATCATAAAAAAATGTACGGGGCGGCCCTTAAGGAATGGGAGAAGTGTTTGAAACTTTCGCCCCACAATTGGTGGGCCAAGAAGGCCGCCGAGCAGATAGAACTGCTGAAGAACGACGAGGTGTAAATGGACCAGAACGGCAAATGGCTGTTATGCCGGCTGGGTAATGTCTGGTATGGCCTGGACCTGTCCCTGGTGCAGGAGATAGTCTATAACCCGGCGCTGACCAGTCTGCCGGCCCTGGGCAGATCGGTGGCCGGGATCATGGACTGGATGGGCCGCCAGATAACAGTGGTGGATATTGCCGTCGCCGGCAGGGAAGGGCGGCCAGCCCCCGATATAGCCCAAGGGCAAATGCCGGTGGTCGTTTTGAAGGCCGGGCTTGCGCCAGCCGACCTGTCCGCCCCCGTTCACATCAACGGGGCAGGCTCCGCAACAGCGAAGGCAGGCGGGGATGCGCTCATCGGGCTGCTGGTCGATGAGGTCGGGGAGATCATTTCCCGGCAGGCGGGCGATAAAATTGAGATCGATGCCGTGCTGGCGGTAACCCTTAAATCCGTCAACCAGGCATTTGAATATAATGATGAAATCATTTTTACCCTGAATTGCCAGGAATTATACCGGGCCATTGCCTAAGCAATAATGAGATCAACCTTAAATAAGGCCGAAAATATATTTATATGGAGATAGAAAAGTGCTGAGCAGAATAAATTTACGCAATCTGTTCGCCTGGACGGTGGCGGCGGCCGGAGCGGCCATCCTGATCGTTCAACTGGGCGAACTGAATATTCAATGGTGGGTAATGCTGCTGCTGATGCTGACCGTGACCGTCTGCCAGTGGTTCACCGTGGCCCTGCCCGGCGGGGTATTCGTCTCCCTGGATCTGGTGGTGGTCTATTTTACCTTTCTGGTATTCGGCCCGGTCCCGGCGATCCTAGCCATATACCTGCCCTCTTTCTTTCACCAGATAAAAAGGAAGAAGCCCTGGCCGAGGGTGTTCTTCATTCCCGGCCAGTTCGTATTCGCAGTCCTGGCCATGTCCTGGGTATTTACCGCCATGGGAGGGCAGAGCGGGGCCGACATTTTAAGCTGGGCCAACCTGCCTAAATTGCTGGCCGCCCTGCTGATCTATGTCTTGGTGAACGATCTCCTGGTCAGTTCCTATCACCTTATCGAGGGCACTTTCACCGCCCGGGATGTTTTCGGCCTAACCTGGTCGGACCTGAAACTCAATCTGGTATTGGCCCCCATCTCCATTATCGGGGTCTATCTGTTCTCCAAACTGGGCATCATCGGGCTGCTGACTATGGTGGTGCCGGCCGGCATCATCGGTTGGGCCCTGGTCACATTGTTCAAGGCCATGCAGAAGGACCGGGAGGTGAGCCTGGAATCCAAGATCACCAGCGGCTTCGTGATCGTCCTGTTCTCGGCCCTGACCCTGTCCATGGGAGCGATCCTGGTGATCATTCTGCAGGTGATGACCAAACAGGCGGCCCAGCTTAACCTGGACGCCATGGTAATAACCCAACTGTTCCAGAGGCTGCTGAGCAATGTGGTGCTGGTCCTGCTGGTGACGTTCATCGTGGCGCTGCTGCTGGTCCGCTATATCATCCGGAGGATGGTGGTCAAGCCGGTCGGCATGATCAGCCGGATGATCGGTGACATGGCCAGCGGTTCGGCCGACCTGACCTCCAAGATAGAACAGCATTCCAATGACGATATCGGGATACTGACCAAGCACTTCAACACTTTTGTGGAGAAGCTGGAGAACTTGGTCAAGACCATTATCAATACCGCCAATGGTGTGGCCACCACCTCCGAGGAGTTGGCGGCCTCCACCCAGGAGATGAACGCCTCCCAACAGGAGATATCGGCCACCGTCCAGAGGATATCGCAGGGCATCGGGACCCAGGTGGCATCGGTCCGGGTCACCAAGGAGGCCATCGACGAAATCTCCTCATCGGTGGAGCAGGTCAGCAACAACGCCCAGGACTCGGCCCAATCGGCCAGCCAGGCGGTGGAGGTGGCCTCCCAGGGGGGAGCCACCATGATGAGCATAGTCGAGCAGATGGGCAAGATAGACCAGACCATGTCCCATCTGACCAATGTGGTCAGCGACCTGGAGAAGCGCACCGGGGAGATCGGCCGGATCACCGAATTGATATCATCGGTGGCTAGGCGCACCAACCTGCTGGCCCTCAACGCGGCCATCGAGGCCGCCCGGGCCGGGGACGCCGGCAAAGGGTTTGCAGTGGTGGCCGGGGAGGTCAAAAAACTGGCCGAGAGGACGGCTGGCGCCACCAAGGAGATCGAGGATCTGATCAAAGAAATCCAGGGCGAGACCGAACAGACGGTGCTGGCCATGAACCAGGTTGACGAGCAGGTGGCCGAGGGCAAGGATTTTGCCGCCAAGGGCAACCAGGCCTTCTCCCAGATCATCCAGGCGGTAAAGCTATCGGCCGACCGTGCCTCCCAGATATCCCAGGCCACCGGCAGCCAGGTGGAGGGGGTTAAGAAAATAGCCAAGGCTATTGAACAGGTGGCGGTGGTGGCCGAGGAAGCGGCCTCGGGCATGGAGCAGACCGCTGCCGCCCAGCAGGAACAGATGGCTTCCATGCAGGAGATGACCGCCTCGGCCCAGGAGCTGGCCCATCTGGCCGAGGAGCTCAAACGCCAGGTGGACAGCTTCCAGATAAAGGGGGCGGAAAATGAAAGTTAACAAATTCAATTTGATCCTGGTCATCCCGGACGTGATCGCCATTTTCCTGGGGGTTCCCTTATTGCTGATATTCGTGGGCCATTCAGTGGGCCTGCCGCCGGCCGCTCTTAAATTCCTGATCTTCTTCGGCCCGGTCTGGGCCCTGCTGCTGGCCGTGGAATTGCAGATCATCAACCGGAAAAGGCTGCAGCCGGTGATGGGATATTTTAACCAGAGCCCATCCGAAAAAAATGATAGCGACCAAGCCTTCAACATCGCCCTGAATTTTCCGCTGGTCACCTCGCTGCACATGCTGGGGCATTTCACCGTCGGGGTCCCGGCCTGCGCATTGCTGATGATATTCATGGGCACCGGGGTCACCCTGACCCATACCCTGCAGATAATCCTGCCGGGATTTTTGACCGGCATAGTGGTCGGCTCGCTGATATTCCTCCTTGAGGAGGCTCTGCTGTCCCCCTATATCGCCAAGCTGGCGGCCGGCTCAACCGATACCGAAAAAATATACCGTAATTCCTACCGCCTCAGCATTCTTTGGAGGCTGATAATCCTGTTTACCGTGATAATGATCCTGGCCTTCGCTTTCGGGGTACTCATCGCCAAATACCCCGGCATCTGGTATGTGGCCATCCTGGGAATAGCGGCCACCTTGGCCATAGCCTATCTTACCGCCAAAGGGATAAACCGCACCGTGGTCCTGCTGACTGCCACTCTGCAAAATATTTCGGAGGGCAAGGGCGGCCTGTCCCGGAAACTTCCGGTGCTGGGCAACAACGAATTGGGGGACCTCTGCCAGGCTTATAACAGTTTTGTTGGGCAGATCCGCCTGATGGTCAGGGAGATAACCAACGTGGCCTCCGGCCTGGCGGCCAGCTCCCAGCAATTGGCGGCCTCCTCCCAGGAGATGAGCGCCTCCAGCCAGGAGATCTCCTCCACCGTTCAGCAGATATCCCGGGGCAGCACCGTCCAGTCGGAGAGGCTGACCCAGATGGCCAAGGAGGTGGAGAAGCTTTCCACCTCCATCAAGTTGATAGAATCCCAGGGCCGGATGACTATGATCTCCTCCCAGAAGGCCATCGACGCCTCGCAGTCCGGAGCCGAGAAGACCTTCGAGGCTGTTTCCAAGATGGCCGAGATATACCAGTCGGCTGCCCTGACCAACCAGAAGGTGCAGGACCTGCAGAAGAAATCGGCCGAGATCGGGGTGGTGGTCAGCCTGATCTCCAACCTTTCCCAGCAGACGGATTTTCTGGCCCTTAATGCGGCCATCGAGGCGGCCCGGGCCGGAGAGGCCGGCAAGGGCTTTTCGGTGGTGGCCGACGAGATCCGGGTGCTGGCGGTGGAGGCCGGAAACTCGGCCCTTAAGGTGGCCACCCTGATCGGCGAAGTGGAGAAGGAGATAACCAAGACCGTGGAGGTCATCGATAAGAGCCGGAGCACCATCGATGCCAGCAAGGCCACGGTGGACCAGACCGAGCAATCCCTTAAGGTGATCAACAGCACGGTGGCGGTGGCCGGGACCATGGTCAAGCAGATAGCCGAGGCCACCCGAAACCAGAGCAAGAGCGCCACCGAAGTGGTCAAACTGGCCTCGGACGTCTCCAATGTGGCCATCGATACCGCCGCCTCCACCCAGGAGGTGGCTGCTGCGGTGCAGCAGCTGACGGCCTCGATGGAGGAGCTAACCGCGGTGGCCCAGACCCTGTCGCTGTCGGCCGATAAACTGAACACCCTGGTTTCGGAGTTCGATTAGCAAAATGAGGATTCTGGCTTTTACCATAGGGCCGCACCATCTGGGCCTGCCGGCCGAGTATATAAACTCGGTGGGCCGGAGGGAGGCCGCCCCGGCAGGGACTGAACGCGCCGGGGTAAAGGAGTACGACCTGCCGCAGGCTTTCGGGGTCAAGGACGGGCAGGCCGACCGGGTGATCAACTGTGCCTGGAACGGCAGGGATATCCGGCTGCTGGTGAACCAGATCGTGGGGTTGGTGGATCTGGACGACCAGACCCTGGGGGTGTGGCCGGCCATCCTTAAGGAGATTCCCCAGTTCTACGCCCTGGGCACGACCGACTCGCAGATGTACCTGCTGCTGGACCTGTCACAGATAGAAACCCTGGGGGCTGCCGGGTGAACCAAGCTATTGGGAAATATCAGGCCGTTGAATTGCTTTCCACCGGGGGCATGGCCACCATCTACCTGGGAACCCACCGGGAGATGGGGCGGCAGGTGGTGATCAAGCAGCTGCATCCGCACCTGTCCCAGGATTCCGAATTTGTCAAGCGGTTCGAGCGGGAGGCCAACATCCTGGGCGGACTGCATCATCAGAATATTGTCGATATCATCGATTATTTCGTCTTCGAGGGTTCGTATTACATAGTGCTGGAGTATATAGACGGCGGCTCTTTGAAACAACTGCTGGACAAGGTGAAAACCGCACCCCTGACGGTGGCGGTATTCATAATCAGGCAGGTGATAAGCGGGCTGGGATATGCCCACGAAAAGGGCATTGTCCACCGGGACATCAAACCGGCCAATATAATGATAACCAAATCCGGGATCGTCAAGATAACCGACTTCGGTCTGGCCTATGCCAAGGAGGCCCTGACCATTACCGATCCCGGCACCTTCGTGGGAACCCTGGCCTACCTGGCCCCGGAGCAGATAAAGGGGCAGAAGGGCGATGAGGCCTCCGACCTCTATGCTGCCGGAGTAATGCTGTACCAGATGCTGACCGGCGACAACCCCTTTGCCGGAGAAACCCACTCCCAGAGCATCGATAGGACCCTAAGGCTGTCGCCCCGGAGGCTGGCCAAGCTTAACCCGGAGATACCTATCGGGGTAGACCACCTGGTTTTCAAACTGCTGGAGAAGGATAAGCACCGCCGGTATTCCCGATCAGCCCAGGTATTCTCCGACCTGGAGCCGTATACTCTGATTCGGAACGAAGCCCTGTCGCGTTATATGGCTGATCCCGACAGTTACCAGCCGCGGCAGGATGACCAGGAACTGATCGTAAAACTGGCCAGACAGGAACGATGGGATTACTTCCTTAAGCGCCTGATTATATATTTTGTGGCTACGGCCATGGCCCTCAGTGCGGCCTTTTACGGGATAAAATATCTAAGCCGATTCTTTAAAAGGAACCTGCCGGTCGCCGTTATGCCGGCCGATACCTCATCCCCATCGCCGATCGCGGCGCCGGAAGCGCGGCAATTGCTGAATATTTCCGGCACCACCGGAGCCAGGGTTTATATCGATGACCGCTATCAGGGCAAGATACCGCTGGCCATCAACACCCTGGACACCGGCCAGCACCGGCTTATGGTCAAACAAACCGGGTATCAGGACCAGGCCTCCGATTTTGTCCTTAAAGAAAACCAGAAACTGGCAATTATCGTGGATCTCCTTCCGGTGGTTCTGACTCCGGGATATCTCAGATTTTCCGTTAAGCCCTGGGCTGAAGTATATGTTGACGGTAATTATATCGACCGGACGCCCATCAAGGCTCCGTTAAAATTGGATGCCGGCCGCCATGCCCTGATATTGCGCCACCCCAACCGCCGGGAACACCGGCAGGATATAGAAATAAACCCGGGCGACACCGCCCTGATCTCGCTTGATCTGCCCGAAGCGTTCGGCTATCTTAAACTCAGCGTCCTGCCCTGGGCCAAAGTATTGATCGATGGAGCCGAACACGGCACCACCCCCTTGGGCCAGCCGTTAAAGGTCTCCATCGGCGAGCATGAACTGAAGCTGATAGGCCCGGAGGGCAAGGAATGGAAAGAGACCATCCGGATCGCCGAAGACATTGTCACCGAAAGACAGATCGTTCTGCAATGATGAATAAAAATATTCTATATATTGGGGTTATGATCTCGCTGCTTTCCACTGTGGCGTTTGGCCAGCGTGACAACCCGATGAACGCCGTCATCAAATCCTATGAGCAGGGTTATTTCCAGGAGGTGATCTTGATCGCGGAAAAATCCCTGGAGGATACGGCGGGGTTTACCCCAGAGGAGATCATCTACTTCCGGACCTACCTGGCCTTCTCCCTGGTGGCCATGGGGCAGGAGGGCGGGGCCATTGAAAGGTTCCGGCAGATACTGTCCGTAAAACCAAAGCTGGAGCTCAACCCGGAGTTCGTCTCCCCCAAGATCATAGAGGTGTTCAAAAAGGCCCAGGCAGAGTTTTTCCGGGCCACCTCCAATGGCGGCCAGAGGCCAAACCTGCTGTTCGAAAAGGGGCGGCCCGGTAAATTCCAGGGGCTTTGGCGGTCATCCCTCTGGCCGGGATGGGGCCAGTCGCTGCGGGGGGATGCCCGGAAAGGGAAGATCCTTAAATGGGGGGCGGCCGGGGTCGCCGCCGGGACCGGGCTGGCGGTGCTGGGAAGCTATGTCAGCCATCAGCGGTATCTGGACGCCACCGATCCCGGGGACATCGAAGCCAAATATAAAACGTATAACAACTGGTACAAGGCCCGGAATTTTACCGTCAACCTGGCAGTATCCTTTTGGGTATACAATCTGGTAGATATTATCATCTCAAAGTGAAAATGCACAACAGACTTATCATAGCCTTTTGCCTACTGGCGGTTTTAACGCTGGGCTGCGGGCCGGACGCCAAGCGGGATAACCCGCTGGACCCGGTGAACGGCAGCGGCGTTAGCGGCATAGTATCAGGCTGGGGCGGAGGCGCGGTCAGTAATGCGGTGATAAGCGCCGTGCCTGCCAACCTCTCGGTCCGCACCAACAGCAGCGGCCAGTACAACATCGAGCTGGAGGGCGGAAGGACCTATTTTCTAACTGCGGAACATCCCTATTATTATACCCAGGTGGACACTATCAATGTCCCCTCCGACGGCCGTTTGAAGAAAAACTTTATTCTCCGTGGCAAACCTAAAATAGTTGACCCCAAGGTTACCACCGAGTACCGTGTCACCACTGATGGTCAAATTCTATGGGAAATTATTCCTACTTGCCTGGTAATACATCCAGTCAACGAAGCATATTTGAATAATTTCCAATATAAAGCGACATATCTTCCCGACAGTGCTTATATTTATAAAAGCTATTCAATAATAAATTCTACTACACGAAATTACCGCTGGAGATTTAAGTGGAATTACAATGATGAGTCAATAGCCGGGAAACTAATAACTTTTACAATTGACAGCTTGGATTCAATTATTCAGACCGGTCAGGCGGAGGTTCCCCAGAGAATGACACTTCCTTCGGCTCTATCTCCTAATAATACCAGTTTCCCGCTACCGGGGATGCTCCGCTGGGTTAACGGGACGCCAGTCTGCTCAGTAAGGGTTGAGGTATGGAAGGATATCACAGTAGCCTGGAGCCGGGACCTGTCCAACGTAAATAGTGTCTATTGCGATGCCGTCTTGGAGCACGAGCGCGATTATCTATGGCAGGTCATCAATATAGACACACTTGGCAATAGAGCTATAGCCGAAGCTTTATTTTATAATCCATAATTAATATTACATCATATTATGACCGATAGAAAAGAGATACTGGCCCTCTACGACATCAGCCAGATCATCAACTCCATCCCCGATTTCGAGGAGCTGCTCAGCAAGGTGATGGATCTGGTGATATCCACCACCAGGGCCGAGCGGGGTTTTATAATGCTGCGGGACACCCCCGGGGAGGAGATGTCGGTCAAGGTGGCCAGGAACCTGGAGCAGAAGGATATCGAGAAACCCGGAGAGATATCTCACACTACCTTGAACCAGGTGATGGAAACGGGGGAGCCTCTGCTGACCTCGGATGCCAAGACAGACCCGCGTTTTACCGGCTCCGAAAGCGTGATGCTGTATAATATCCGCTCGGTGCTGTGCACCCCCCTCAAAAAGCAAAACGAGATAATCGGGCTGATCTACATCGACAGCCGCACCACCTCTAACGTCTTTACTGACGATGACAAGGCATTCCTGGCGGCCTTCGCAAACATGGCGGCCATATCCATAGAGAATGCCAGACTGCAGGCCCGGCTGCGCCAAGAGAACCTGATCCTTAAAAAAGAGATCCGGCACCACTACCAGTTCGATAATATCGTCGGGAAGTCGGCCAAATTCATGGCGGCCCTTTCCCTGGTGGAGAGGGTGCTGGACAGTTCGGTGCCGGTGCTGATCCAGGGAGAATCCGGGACCGGCAAGGAGCTGATAGCCCGGGCCATCCATTACAACGGGCCGCGCCGCGAAGCCATGTTCCTGGCCCAGTACTGCGGGGCGCTGCCGGAGACCCTGTTGGAATCCGAGCTTTTCGGTTATAAAAAAGGTTCCTTCACCGGGGCCATCGCCAACAAGATAGGGCTTTTCGAGGAGGCCGACGGGGGCACCTTCTTCCTGGACGAGATCGGCGACATCTCGCCCACCATTCAGGCCAAACTGCTGCGGGTGTTGCAGGACGGTGAGATGAGGAGGATCGGCGAGAACAAGAGCATCAGGGTGGATGTCCGGATCATTTCGGCCACCAACCGTAACCTTAAACAGGAGGTGGCCGAGGGCCGGTTCCGGGAGGATCTGTATTACCGGCTGAATGTGGTTACCATAGACCTGCCGCCGCTGCGCGAGAGAAGGGACGATATCCCCCTGCTGATCCATCATTTCCTGGAGAATTCCCAGCAGGCGGCGGCCAAGAAGATTTCGGATATCACCAGAGAGGCCAAAGATGCCATGACCGCCTATTACTGGCCGGGGAATATTCGGGAATTGGAGAACGTGATATCTTACGCCATAGTGATGGCCAAGGGCAGCATCATCGGAGTGGAGGACCTGCCTGGTTCGGTGCTGTCCCAAAAACCTGAGGCCGAGCCGGTGATTACCGGAAAAACCATGCATCAGATGGAGCTGGATTATCTTCTGTCAACGTTGAAGGCCTGCCAGGGGGACCGCAAGAGGACCGCCAACCAGCTGGGAATAAGCCTGCGGACCCTGCAGTATAAATTGAAAGAGCTGAAACAGGACGGCCATGCGCTGGAAAAGTGACTGCCGCTATTTTGCCGGGACCAGGCCCTGCAAACGTTCCCGGGAATGCTCCGGTTGCCAGAACTATCAGCCCTGGAAAGAAAGTTGCCTGATCATAAAACTGGCCGCCAAGGGGGATGTGCTAAGAACCACTCCGCTGGCCTCGGCCCTGAAGCAGCACAACCCAAATATGAAGATCACCTGGCTGACCGATCACGATGCCGTCCCCTTGCTGTATAACAATCCGACGATCGATGAACTGCTTTGTTTTGATGCGGCATCCCTTACCCAGCTGTCGGCCCAGAGCTTCAAATGGATAATATGTCTGGATAAGGAGCCCAGGGCTGCGGCCCTGGCTTCGATCCTGGAAGCTGATAAAAAGACCGGTTTCGGCTGGGATCTCAAGGGATACCTTATCCCGTTGGATAAAAAGTCAGGATATCTTTATGACCTGGGACTATCGGACCAGCTTAAGTTTCTGATCAACCGGAAAAGCTACCAACAGTTGGTCATCGAAACGGCCGGGCTGAAATATATACACCAAAAATACCAGTATATCCCGACCGCAGAGGAAATACTCTGGGCGGGCGAATATCTGTCAAGATTGATAAAAAACAAACACCAGCTTCCCCTGATCGGTTTGAATACCGGAGTGGGCCGGGCTTTTCCCACCAAGGCCTGGGCCGATGAAAATTATACCCGTCTGGCAAAGATGATCAAAAAGGAAAAGATCGGCCAGACTGTTTTGCTGGGCGGCCCGGACGAAAGGACGCTGGTTAAAAAGATTGCCAAACAGGTCCCCGGAACCATTGTCATACCGGCCGATCTTGATATCAGGCAGTTTGCGGCCCTGATATCGTTGCTGGAGGTGCTGGTCAGCGCCGACAGCCTGGCCATGCATCTGGGGATCGCCCTGGAAAGAAAAGTGATCGCTTTATTCGGCCCTACCTGCCAGCAGGAGATCGATCTGTACGGAAGAGGGGAAAAGCTGTCGGCCGGCGTAGAATGCTCTCCCTGTTATCGGCAGTCCTGTCAGGATATTAAATGTATGGCCGGCATTTCTCCGGGGACCGTGCTGGCTGCGGTAAAGAGAAACTTATAATTATGAATTTTAGCGTAGGCATTGCAGCTTATAACGAGGCGGCCAATATCGGCAGATTACTGGACCGCCTCTTAGTATATCAAATGGATGTTTCCGGGCTGGCCGAGGTGGTGGTAGTGGCCTCCGGCTGCACCGACGGCACCGAATCCATCGTCCGATCATATGCCGCCAAAGACTGCAGGGTCCGACTGATCACCGAGTCCCATCGGAAAGGGAAGGCCACAGCCGTCAACCTTTTCATTGAGAATTCCGCCAATGATCTGCTGGTGTTGATGAGTGCCGACATCCTGCCGGACGAAGGGGCCTTAGAACTATTGGTCGGGCCTTTTGCCGATGCCCTGGTAGGGGTTACTGCCGGCAGGATCATCCCCCAGAACGAACGGACCAGCTTCATGGGCTTTTATGTGAACCTTTTTTGGTCACTTCATCATCGTATTGCGCTGAAGAGTTTCAAGGCCGGCGAAGCAGTGGCTTTTCGCAAGGTATTTGATGCTATTCCGGCCGATACTGCTACTGACGAGACCTGGATAGTCCAATTGGTGCAGGAGAGAGGATATTTCCCCAAATACATACCTCAAGCGGTTTTCAGAAATAGGGGGCCGGACAATATCCGCGATTTCCTCAAAGTACGCCGAAGGCATCTTGTCGGTTATCACCATCTGCTTAAATTGCGGCCCGACTGGAAGCTTCCCGACACCATGGACAATTTCAAGGTATTGAAGCTTTTAAAAAATGAGGTATCGTTCAGCCCCAGGAACGTGATTTATCTGATTGGCTCCCTGTTCTTGGAATTATGGGCCAGGGCGATGGCTCGGTATGATTTTTATCTGGCCAAGAGAAACCCCTTTGTGTGGGATATGGCTGCCTCCACCAAAGATCCGAAGGGCAAAAAATGAACCCCATCGTCGGACAGATACCCTACCGGATGTTCAGGGCCTGGGGCTGGCCGGTGGTCATGCCGCTGAACTACACCATTAGCCTGACTACCCGGTGCAATTATCGCTGTGCCACCTGCCGGATATATCAATCAAATCTTCCGGAGATGGCGATTGAAGATTACCGAAAACTTTTTACATCACTGGGACGGTCGCCTTACTGGGTCACCTTCTCGGGCGGCGAGCCTTTCTTAAGAGATGATTTCGAAGATATTGTTGACCTGTGCTGCGGCATCTGTCGTCCCAAATTAGTAAATATCCCCACCAACGGAAGTATGCCCGATAGAACGTCAGTGGTCGTCAGGGACCTGGCCAACCGACACCCTAAGATAAATTTCATCATTAATGTTTCATTGGATTCCGTCGGAGAGGAACAGAACAGCATCCGAGGTAACAGGGATGCCTGGCGGAACGCCGTCTCTACCATCAAGGCCCTGAAGAAGGATCAGCCGGCCAATCTTCTGATAGGCATAGGTACGGTCATTTCGAAAAATAACCTGACTGGTTTTGAGAAACAGCGCTCGGAACTGGCAAAGCTGGGAGCCGATTCCATGGTGGCTGAGGTGGCCGAAAAGAGGGCGGAGTTATTAAACCAGGACCTGGATATCACCCCCTCCCCGGAAGAATATGAGCCAATAGCCGATCATCTGATCAAAGAGATCGACTTGAGCAAGAAGAAGGGTTGGGCCGGGATCGCCCAGTCATTTCGCCGGCAGTACTACGGTTATGTATACAGGATACTGCAGGGCAAAAGCGGCCTGCCCTGCTATGCTGGGTTTGCCTCAGTCCAGATAATGCCGGATGGGGCGGTCTGGGGCTGCTGCATCAGGGGTGACGGGATGGGCCGGCTGTCCGATCACGGCTATAATTTCAAAAAGCTGTGGCATGCGCCCCAGGCCCGCCAGACCAGGAAAATGATCAAGGCCAGACAGTGCGCCTGTCCCCTGGCCAATGCTTCATACACCAATATGGTGTTCGATCTTCCGACCTCTCTGAAAGTAATCCGGGATCTGATATTCTAACAATATTGATGCATCCACAATATTTCGTTTTATAATGTCCCTGATCAAACAAACGGCCGCCATTATTCTGTGGCTATTGATAAATATTCCGCTGAATATTTTCATCTTTCTGGTATTTGTCCGGCAGACACTAGCGGTCCGCAAATCTAACGAGATAAAACCGGTGCCCGACGATTCCGATGCCCGGATCAGGCTTTTTGTGGAGAATAATCTTAGATATATGTCGCCCCGCGGGGGGGACGAAGGCCTGGGTACGAAATACGAAAGGATTATGGTGGACGGCCTGCTGAGCCGGATAGCCGGGCAGTACGGAATAAAATCAGCCCTGGAATCTCCGGCCGACGGCATAACCGGAATTCCGGGTGCCAACAGCCTGGTGCTGGCCGGACATTTGTCCCGGCCGATGTGTCTGACCAATCCCTCCCTGCTGTTATTGCGGGAGGCCGAGGCCACCTGGCAGGGCAAGGGCTTGGGCGACAAGGTCTGTTTGTTTCAAAGCGGTGCGGTGGCATTGCCATTTTCTAATGGGAGCCATGAGCT is a window from the Candidatus Edwardsbacteria bacterium genome containing:
- a CDS encoding carboxypeptidase-like regulatory domain-containing protein, coding for MHNRLIIAFCLLAVLTLGCGPDAKRDNPLDPVNGSGVSGIVSGWGGGAVSNAVISAVPANLSVRTNSSGQYNIELEGGRTYFLTAEHPYYYTQVDTINVPSDGRLKKNFILRGKPKIVDPKVTTEYRVTTDGQILWEIIPTCLVIHPVNEAYLNNFQYKATYLPDSAYIYKSYSIINSTTRNYRWRFKWNYNDESIAGKLITFTIDSLDSIIQTGQAEVPQRMTLPSALSPNNTSFPLPGMLRWVNGTPVCSVRVEVWKDITVAWSRDLSNVNSVYCDAVLEHERDYLWQVINIDTLGNRAIAEALFYNP
- a CDS encoding methyl-accepting chemotaxis protein, translating into MKVNKFNLILVIPDVIAIFLGVPLLLIFVGHSVGLPPAALKFLIFFGPVWALLLAVELQIINRKRLQPVMGYFNQSPSEKNDSDQAFNIALNFPLVTSLHMLGHFTVGVPACALLMIFMGTGVTLTHTLQIILPGFLTGIVVGSLIFLLEEALLSPYIAKLAAGSTDTEKIYRNSYRLSILWRLIILFTVIMILAFAFGVLIAKYPGIWYVAILGIAATLAIAYLTAKGINRTVVLLTATLQNISEGKGGLSRKLPVLGNNELGDLCQAYNSFVGQIRLMVREITNVASGLAASSQQLAASSQEMSASSQEISSTVQQISRGSTVQSERLTQMAKEVEKLSTSIKLIESQGRMTMISSQKAIDASQSGAEKTFEAVSKMAEIYQSAALTNQKVQDLQKKSAEIGVVVSLISNLSQQTDFLALNAAIEAARAGEAGKGFSVVADEIRVLAVEAGNSALKVATLIGEVEKEITKTVEVIDKSRSTIDASKATVDQTEQSLKVINSTVAVAGTMVKQIAEATRNQSKSATEVVKLASDVSNVAIDTAASTQEVAAAVQQLTASMEELTAVAQTLSLSADKLNTLVSEFD
- a CDS encoding methyl-accepting chemotaxis protein, translated to MLSRINLRNLFAWTVAAAGAAILIVQLGELNIQWWVMLLLMLTVTVCQWFTVALPGGVFVSLDLVVVYFTFLVFGPVPAILAIYLPSFFHQIKRKKPWPRVFFIPGQFVFAVLAMSWVFTAMGGQSGADILSWANLPKLLAALLIYVLVNDLLVSSYHLIEGTFTARDVFGLTWSDLKLNLVLAPISIIGVYLFSKLGIIGLLTMVVPAGIIGWALVTLFKAMQKDREVSLESKITSGFVIVLFSALTLSMGAILVIILQVMTKQAAQLNLDAMVITQLFQRLLSNVVLVLLVTFIVALLLVRYIIRRMVVKPVGMISRMIGDMASGSADLTSKIEQHSNDDIGILTKHFNTFVEKLENLVKTIINTANGVATTSEELAASTQEMNASQQEISATVQRISQGIGTQVASVRVTKEAIDEISSSVEQVSNNAQDSAQSASQAVEVASQGGATMMSIVEQMGKIDQTMSHLTNVVSDLEKRTGEIGRITELISSVARRTNLLALNAAIEAARAGDAGKGFAVVAGEVKKLAERTAGATKEIEDLIKEIQGETEQTVLAMNQVDEQVAEGKDFAAKGNQAFSQIIQAVKLSADRASQISQATGSQVEGVKKIAKAIEQVAVVAEEAASGMEQTAAAQQEQMASMQEMTASAQELAHLAEELKRQVDSFQIKGAENES
- a CDS encoding protein kinase; translation: MNQAIGKYQAVELLSTGGMATIYLGTHREMGRQVVIKQLHPHLSQDSEFVKRFEREANILGGLHHQNIVDIIDYFVFEGSYYIVLEYIDGGSLKQLLDKVKTAPLTVAVFIIRQVISGLGYAHEKGIVHRDIKPANIMITKSGIVKITDFGLAYAKEALTITDPGTFVGTLAYLAPEQIKGQKGDEASDLYAAGVMLYQMLTGDNPFAGETHSQSIDRTLRLSPRRLAKLNPEIPIGVDHLVFKLLEKDKHRRYSRSAQVFSDLEPYTLIRNEALSRYMADPDSYQPRQDDQELIVKLARQERWDYFLKRLIIYFVATAMALSAAFYGIKYLSRFFKRNLPVAVMPADTSSPSPIAAPEARQLLNISGTTGARVYIDDRYQGKIPLAINTLDTGQHRLMVKQTGYQDQASDFVLKENQKLAIIVDLLPVVLTPGYLRFSVKPWAEVYVDGNYIDRTPIKAPLKLDAGRHALILRHPNRREHRQDIEINPGDTALISLDLPEAFGYLKLSVLPWAKVLIDGAEHGTTPLGQPLKVSIGEHELKLIGPEGKEWKETIRIAEDIVTERQIVLQ
- a CDS encoding chemotaxis protein CheW, which produces MDQNGKWLLCRLGNVWYGLDLSLVQEIVYNPALTSLPALGRSVAGIMDWMGRQITVVDIAVAGREGRPAPDIAQGQMPVVVLKAGLAPADLSAPVHINGAGSATAKAGGDALIGLLVDEVGEIISRQAGDKIEIDAVLAVTLKSVNQAFEYNDEIIFTLNCQELYRAIA